One region of Juglans microcarpa x Juglans regia isolate MS1-56 chromosome 7S, Jm3101_v1.0, whole genome shotgun sequence genomic DNA includes:
- the LOC121241380 gene encoding LOW QUALITY PROTEIN: cation/H(+) antiporter 28-like (The sequence of the model RefSeq protein was modified relative to this genomic sequence to represent the inferred CDS: inserted 1 base in 1 codon) has translation MAEMSLEEDPCTGKLTAIFTRAAKHVFGFFLMVVLCNVTHFLLRPFSQPRITSDTIIGMLIGNLGIVHSLIDKSAAQTLRFIIDFGMICYMLVLGIEMDPYVLFKVPTRDAKVAYAGMLSTFLLACFLTPFLNYTHGFKIHFTLTLSTALSGTASPVLTRIITSCKIGKSDIGRLVIAAGIHSDFISTLLISIGYIVWPIREKPSGKSRLQEGIEMSSALVLQTVITAKVSPIIMNWVNNENPEGKPMKGSHLVLSLAFMALVCCCSPAYGYSPILSAFMAGIFLPSKGRVSKWVISKVNYLLTTIFYPIFFIWMGFEADFREFQPGQIGTWTRLVLLFVITTAGKVTGTVISGVVLGFHWPESVALGLLLSTKGHYQIYLAIAARTAGTTSTTTSIVMVIAIFFTVVHTPSVVAHIIKRARKRAPTHRMALEWLEPSKELRILLCVNGPQNASAAINFMEISRGTADPGIEVYVTDMIELTDQIAATLVQGDDGVNTLAVTDESVTDMREQVTTAVQAYADMNGDGVTVKRMLALSTTNGMXQEICNLAENLMVALIILPFHKSQRADGRLDAGHSGFRYVNRKVLRSSPCSVGILVDRGLGLIEKISGAHVSLNVAVIFIGGKDDREALAYAGRVARHPGVKLTVIRFLVDTNSENASRRAGNNRVKIAEQEEEMKLDDECFAQFYGRHVAGGHVAYMEKHLINSSETYSTLRSLEGQYALIIVGRGGRVNSVLTLGMNDWQQCPELGPIGDVLSGSDFSVKTSVLIIQQHNVKGELDGLEDDFSIM, from the exons ATGGCAGAAATGAGTTTAGAAGAGGACCCATGTACGGGTAAGCTAACCGCAATATTTACAAGGGCGGCAAAACATGTTTTCGGTTTCTTCTTAATGGTGGTTCTCTGCAATGTCACGCATTTCCTTTTAAGGCCCTTTTCACAACCTCGTATCACCTCTGATACCATT ATAGGGATGCTCATTGGCAACTTAGGCATCGTACATTCCTTAATTGATAAATCAGCAGCGCAGACTTTGCGTTTCATAATCGATTTTGGGATGATATGCTACATGCTTGTGTTGGGTATAGAAATGGATCCATATGTGCTCTTTAAAGTTCCAACTCGGGATGCTAAAGTAGCCTACGCTGGAATGCTCTCCACATTCCTCCTAGCCTGCTTCCTAACCCCATTCCTTAATTATACACACGGATTTAAGATACACTTCACCCTCACCCTCTCCACTGCCCTCTCCGGCACTGCCTCCCCTGTCCTAACCCGCATAATTACCAGTTGTAAAATAGGCAAGTCGGACATCGGCCGGCTTGTGATTGCTGCAGGAATACACTCTGATTTTATATCCACTCTTCTCATTTCCATTGGCTATATTGTATGGCCAATAAGAGAAAAACCTTCGGGTAAGAGTCGACTTCAAGAAGGCATAGAGATGAGTTCTGCACTGGTTCTCCAAACAGTGATCACTGCCAAAGTTTCACCCATTATTATGAACTGGGTTAACAATGAAAACCCTGAAGGCAAACCCATGAAGGGTTCACACCTAGTGCTCTCACTTGCCTTCATGGCCTTGGTATGCTGCTGCTCGCCTGCATACGGGTACAGCCCCATACTTAGTGCCTTTATGGCTGGGATTTTCTTGCCCAGCAAGGGGAGAGTATCAAAATGGGTTATTAGCAAAGTCAACTACTTGTTAACTACCATTTTCTATCCAATTTTTTTCATCTGGATGGGGTTTGAAGCTGATTTCCGAGAGTTTCAACCTGGCCAAATAGGAACTTGGACACGCCTAGTTCTACTCTTTGTGATAACGACAGCTGGGAAGGTAACTGGAACTGTCATCTCAGGGGTGGTGCTGGGGTTTCATTGGCCAGAGTCAGTTGCACTTGGGTTGCTTCTCTCTACAAAGGGCCATTATCAGATCTACTTGGCTATTGCTGCTAGAACT GCTGGTACCACATCAACTACAACCAGTATTGTGATGGTAATTGCAATCTTTTTCACTGTTGTGCACACCCCATCAGTTGTTGCACATATCATCAAACGTGCAAGGAAACGCGCACCAACTCATCGAATGGCACTTGAATGGCTTGAGCCATCAAAAGAGCTCCGAATCTTGCTGTGTGTTAACGGGCCTCAAAATGCATCTGCTGCCATTAACTTCATGGAGATCTCTCGTGGCACAGCTGACCCTGGAATAGAGGTGTATGTCACTGACATGATCGAACTCACAGACCAGATAGCAGCCACACTTGTGCAAGGTGATGATGGAGTGAACACGTTGGCTGTGACTGACGAATCAGTGACAGACATGAGAGAACAAGTAACTACTGCAGTTCAAGCCTATGCAGATATGAATGGTGATGGTGTCACAGTCAAGCGAATGCTTGCACTCTCCACGACCAATGGCA CCCAGGAGATTTGCAATTTGGCAGAGAACTTGATGGTAGCACTCATCATATTGCCATTTCACAAGAGCCAGCGTGCAGATGGAAGATTGGATGCAGGCCATTCAGGGTTCAGATATGTGAACCGCAAG GTTCTCAGGAGTTCCCCATGTTCAGTGGGGATTCTGGTGGACAGAGGTCTTGGATTGATAGAAAAAATATCAGGAGCACATGTATCTCTCAATGTTGCAGTTATTTTCATTGGTGGCAAAGATGATAGAGAAGCACTAGCCTATGCGGGGCGTGTGGCACGACATCCTGGAGTAAAACTCACGGTAATAAGATTCTTAGTGGATACCAATTCAGAGAATGCATCGAGAAGAGCAGGCAACAATAGGGTCAAAATAGCAGAGCAGGAAGAGGAAATGAAACTTGATGATGAGTGCTTTGCTCAGTTTTATGGAAGACATGTTGCAGGGGGACACGTTGCATACATGGAGAAGCATCTTATAAATTCATCTGAGACCTATTCTACTTTAAGGTCATTGGAAGGGCAGTATGCACTCATCATTGTAGGACGAGGGGGAAGGGTAAACTCAGTATTGACATTGGGAATGAATGATTGGCAGCAGTGCCCAGAATTAGGTCCTATAGGAGATGTTCTTTCGGGTTCCGATTTCTCAGTGAAGACATCGGTTTTGATCATTCAACAACACAACGTAAAAGGAGAACTAGATGGACTTGAAGATGACTTCTCGATTATGTAA
- the LOC121240219 gene encoding DNA-directed RNA polymerases II, IV and V subunit 11, which produces MNAPDRYERFVVPEGTKKVSYERDTKIINAASFTVEREDHTIGNILRMQLHRDPNVLFAGYKLPHPLQYKIIVRIHTTSQSSPMQAYNQAINDIDKELDHLKNAFETELAKHSREY; this is translated from the exons atgAACGCTCCCGACCGCTATGAACGTTTCGTCGTCCCTGAAGGCACCAAAAA gGTGTCGTACGAGAGGGACACGAAGATAATCAACGCTGCGTCGTTCACCGTCGAGAGAGAGGACCACACAATCGGCAACATTCTTCGCAT GCAATTGCATAGGGACCCGAATGTTTTATTCGCTGGGTACAAGCTTCCTCACCCCCTTCAGTATAAAATCATTGTTAGG atacaCACCACAAGCCAGTCATCACCAATGCAGGCGTATAACCAGGCTATCAATGATATTGACAAGGAACTTGATCATTTGAAGAATGCTTTCGAG ACTGAGTTGGCAAAGCATTCAAGAGAGTACTAA